The following proteins are co-located in the Rhodococcus opacus B4 genome:
- a CDS encoding cystathionine beta-synthase: protein MRIAEHVVDLIGNTPLVKLSSVIGENHGTVAAKIEYLNPGGSSKDRIAVKMIDAAEASGELKPGGTIVEPTSGNTGIGLALVAQKRGYKCVFVCPDKVSEDKRNVLKAYGAEVVVCPTAVAPEHPDSYYSVSDRLARELPGGWKPNQYSNPGGPQSHYETTGPEIWADTDGKITHFVAGVGTGGTITGTGRYLKEVSGGKVKVIGADPEGSVYSGGTGRPYLVEGVGEDFWPTAYDPSIPDEIIAVSDADSFEMTRRLAREEGLLVGGSCGMAVVAALEVAKREGPDAVIVVLLPDGGRGYLSKIFNDKWMASYGFLRTPLDGKPDEKTVGDVLRGKSGELPDLVHTHPSETLRDAIEILREYGVSQMPVVGAEPPVMAGEVAGSVTERDLLSAVFEGRAHLADPVEKHMSKPFPLIGSGEPVSAATKALGDTDALMVVDDGKPAGVITRHDLLGFLSAGS from the coding sequence ATGCGCATCGCGGAACACGTCGTCGACCTGATCGGCAACACCCCTCTCGTCAAGCTCTCTTCCGTCATCGGTGAGAACCACGGGACCGTTGCAGCCAAGATCGAATACCTCAACCCGGGTGGAAGCTCGAAGGACCGCATCGCGGTCAAGATGATCGACGCCGCGGAGGCGTCGGGCGAGCTGAAGCCGGGTGGGACCATCGTCGAGCCCACGTCCGGCAACACCGGCATCGGCCTCGCGCTGGTGGCCCAGAAGCGTGGATACAAGTGCGTGTTCGTCTGCCCCGACAAGGTCAGCGAAGACAAGCGGAACGTCCTCAAGGCCTACGGCGCCGAGGTCGTGGTGTGCCCCACGGCGGTCGCGCCCGAGCACCCGGACAGCTACTACAGCGTCTCCGACCGGCTCGCCCGCGAACTCCCCGGCGGCTGGAAGCCCAACCAGTACTCCAACCCGGGCGGCCCGCAGAGCCACTACGAGACCACCGGCCCCGAGATCTGGGCCGACACCGACGGCAAGATCACCCACTTCGTCGCGGGCGTCGGCACCGGCGGCACCATCACTGGCACCGGTCGCTACCTCAAGGAGGTGTCCGGCGGCAAGGTCAAGGTCATCGGCGCCGACCCCGAGGGCTCCGTGTACTCGGGTGGCACCGGCCGTCCGTACCTGGTCGAGGGCGTCGGCGAGGACTTCTGGCCGACCGCGTACGACCCGTCGATCCCCGACGAGATCATCGCCGTGTCCGACGCCGACTCCTTCGAGATGACCCGTCGTCTCGCCCGCGAGGAGGGCCTGCTGGTCGGCGGCTCCTGCGGCATGGCCGTCGTCGCCGCGCTCGAGGTCGCCAAGCGTGAGGGCCCCGACGCCGTCATCGTCGTCCTTCTGCCCGACGGTGGCCGCGGCTACCTGTCGAAGATATTCAACGACAAGTGGATGGCGTCCTACGGCTTCCTCCGCACCCCGCTCGACGGCAAGCCGGACGAGAAGACCGTCGGCGACGTGCTGCGCGGCAAGTCCGGCGAACTCCCGGACCTCGTCCACACCCACCCGTCCGAGACGCTGCGCGACGCCATCGAGATCCTCCGCGAGTACGGGGTGTCCCAGATGCCCGTCGTCGGCGCCGAGCCGCCCGTCATGGCCGGTGAGGTGGCCGGCAGCGTCACCGAGCGCGACCTGCTCAGTGCCGTCTTCGAGGGACGCGCACACCTGGCCGATCCGGTCGAGAAGCACATGAGCAAGCCGTTCCCGCTCATCGGTTCGGGCGAGCCCGTGTCGGCCGCCACCAAGGCGCTCGGCGACACCGACGCGCTGATGGTCGTCGACGACGGCAAGCCCGCCGGTGTCATCACCCGTCACGACCTGCTCGGTTTCCTCAGCGCGGGCTCCTGA
- a CDS encoding FAD:protein FMN transferase, with translation MTSARSATEWSTWGVHARIVVTDPDALSSASNLIRGYLAAADAAVNRDRADAEIRALDEGPNTVTPMFARFLTDALAAARTTDGALDPTVSAPALHSWRSITVDGTEVTLPAGVELDLTATARASSADHCASTTAELLGCGVLVALGGDIATAGTTPPGGWQVQVQDLPGDPTCQVSIPSGAGVATASTVKPLHPDSISLWRTVSVVAQSCTTAHASSTAAVGMGGGAIDWLTNLELPARLVDQEFRVITLGGWPS, from the coding sequence ATGACCAGCGCACGGAGCGCAACCGAATGGTCCACCTGGGGTGTGCACGCGCGGATCGTCGTCACCGATCCCGATGCCCTGAGTTCGGCGTCGAACCTGATCCGCGGTTACCTCGCGGCCGCCGACGCCGCCGTCAACCGGGACCGCGCCGACGCCGAGATCCGCGCGCTCGACGAGGGCCCGAACACGGTGACCCCGATGTTCGCGCGGTTCCTCACCGACGCCCTCGCCGCAGCGCGCACCACGGACGGCGCCCTCGACCCCACGGTGTCGGCGCCCGCACTCCACTCGTGGCGGTCGATCACCGTCGACGGCACCGAGGTCACGCTCCCCGCCGGGGTGGAACTCGACCTGACGGCCACCGCGCGGGCCAGTTCCGCCGACCACTGTGCGTCGACGACGGCGGAGTTGCTCGGGTGCGGCGTCCTGGTCGCGCTCGGCGGCGACATCGCCACGGCCGGGACCACACCGCCGGGCGGCTGGCAGGTCCAGGTCCAGGATCTGCCGGGCGATCCCACCTGCCAGGTGTCGATCCCGTCCGGTGCGGGCGTCGCGACCGCCAGCACCGTCAAGCCCCTGCACCCCGACTCGATCTCGTTGTGGCGCACCGTGTCCGTAGTGGCTCAGTCGTGCACCACCGCGCACGCGTCGAGCACGGCGGCCGTCGGGATGGGCGGCGGCGCGATCGACTGGCTCACCAACCTGGAGTTGCCGGCCCGGCTGGTCGATCAGGAGTTCCGGGTGATCACCCTGGGCGGCTGGCCGAGCTAG
- the greA gene encoding transcription elongation factor GreA: MTETQVTWLTQESHDRLKSELDQLIANRPVIAAEINERREEGDLKENGGYHAAREEQGQQEARIRQLQELLNSAKVGEAPTQSGVALPGSVVKVYYDGDEKDTETFLIATREEGARDNKLEVYSPNSPLGGALLEAKVGETREYTLPNGSSMKVTLVSAEPYHS; the protein is encoded by the coding sequence ATGACCGAGACCCAGGTGACCTGGCTGACCCAGGAGTCACATGACAGGCTCAAGAGCGAACTCGACCAGCTCATTGCCAATCGTCCGGTCATCGCCGCCGAGATCAACGAGCGTCGCGAAGAGGGCGATCTGAAGGAGAACGGTGGCTACCACGCGGCCCGCGAAGAGCAGGGTCAGCAGGAGGCGCGCATCCGTCAGCTCCAGGAACTGCTGAACAGCGCGAAGGTCGGCGAGGCCCCCACCCAGTCCGGTGTCGCACTGCCCGGTTCCGTGGTGAAGGTCTACTACGACGGCGACGAGAAGGACACCGAGACGTTCCTGATCGCGACCCGTGAAGAGGGTGCCCGCGACAACAAGCTCGAGGTGTACTCGCCCAACTCTCCGCTGGGTGGCGCACTGCTCGAGGCGAAGGTCGGCGAGACCCGCGAATACACGCTGCCCAACGGCAGCAGCATGAAGGTGACGCTCGTCAGCGCGGAGCCTTACCACAGCTGA
- a CDS encoding YecA family protein, whose protein sequence is MIADHDELLDAALGLLRERGPLSDRELTVALADAGWGGVDELIEYVEEFDAPLLGILPDDRKVALDVLLAGRVLTHRLTAEEIAADVVEPDDYGSLLHLASGEPDVDGFEVVFLDDEANELAARGGESANWSDDEVLALPRGTLAHRSPGDLLAMIATDSGVRLDFVGGPVADAPELALRLTRRLRESVVIDLEEEVWHLLVDDPAAFTVPGLPLADIVEAAGFDRSGQLVAPRGFDFEAYGRDLMVGVYGDELGVPRDAALAVATLVSLATALEEDGEEDIQATFFARPELYTALADPAVMEVAAQELFDLDIDPEVLLLTAQRLLASGPREVKAAASWIAGRATEMQGFPTQAEDHYGHALVLDGAFDLALFDLARFASDRGDAVRGLSLLNRMAAGDAEPLHAVLEHFQPTPRPGLGRNHPCWCGSGRKYKTCHLGKGDHALSERAAWLYQKAKLHAQELGWRDQIVEYAEIRSEFWAGDAALFQALEDPLVTDVALFEGGAFADFVECRGDLLPPDEFALARQWQEVERSLHEVEEVRPGEGLTLRDLRTGDRRDIREVTASRMLHVGNMICARVVPAGDTWQIFGGIEPISQDRRPSLLAALDDETTDPADLVEILSERFAPVSG, encoded by the coding sequence GTGATCGCGGACCATGACGAACTGCTCGATGCCGCTCTGGGTTTGCTGCGGGAACGAGGCCCCCTGTCCGACCGGGAGCTGACGGTCGCGCTTGCGGATGCAGGCTGGGGAGGTGTCGACGAGCTGATCGAATACGTGGAGGAGTTCGACGCGCCGCTTCTCGGAATCCTCCCCGACGACCGGAAGGTGGCGCTCGACGTTCTGCTCGCGGGACGCGTCCTCACGCATCGCCTCACTGCGGAGGAGATCGCAGCCGACGTCGTGGAGCCGGATGATTACGGCTCACTCCTGCACCTCGCATCCGGGGAGCCCGACGTCGACGGCTTCGAGGTCGTGTTCCTCGATGACGAGGCCAACGAACTCGCCGCGAGAGGGGGCGAAAGCGCGAACTGGTCGGACGACGAAGTGCTCGCCCTTCCCCGGGGCACCCTCGCGCACCGTTCTCCCGGGGATCTTCTGGCGATGATCGCCACGGACAGCGGGGTGCGCCTCGACTTCGTCGGCGGGCCGGTTGCCGACGCTCCCGAGCTTGCGCTGCGGCTCACTCGCCGGCTGCGCGAGAGTGTGGTGATCGATCTCGAGGAGGAGGTCTGGCATCTGCTGGTCGACGATCCGGCGGCGTTCACCGTGCCGGGGCTGCCGTTGGCGGACATAGTCGAGGCCGCCGGCTTCGACCGCTCCGGGCAACTCGTCGCCCCTCGCGGATTCGATTTCGAGGCCTACGGCCGAGACCTGATGGTCGGCGTCTACGGCGACGAGCTCGGAGTGCCCAGGGATGCCGCGCTGGCCGTCGCCACGCTCGTGTCGCTGGCCACCGCGCTCGAGGAAGACGGGGAAGAGGACATCCAGGCGACGTTCTTCGCGAGGCCGGAGCTCTACACAGCCCTCGCCGATCCGGCGGTCATGGAAGTCGCCGCTCAGGAGTTGTTCGACCTGGACATCGATCCCGAGGTGCTCCTGCTCACCGCGCAGCGGCTGCTCGCGTCGGGACCGCGCGAAGTGAAAGCCGCCGCGTCGTGGATCGCCGGGAGGGCCACCGAGATGCAGGGCTTCCCGACACAGGCCGAAGATCACTACGGACACGCTCTCGTCCTGGACGGAGCGTTCGATCTCGCTCTCTTCGACCTTGCCCGTTTCGCCTCGGACCGCGGCGATGCCGTCCGCGGGCTGTCGCTACTGAACCGGATGGCCGCCGGGGACGCGGAGCCGCTGCACGCGGTCCTCGAACACTTCCAGCCCACGCCGCGGCCGGGGCTGGGCCGCAACCATCCCTGCTGGTGCGGGTCGGGAAGGAAGTACAAGACGTGCCACCTCGGCAAGGGCGACCATGCTCTGTCCGAGCGGGCCGCGTGGCTGTACCAGAAAGCGAAGTTGCACGCGCAGGAACTCGGCTGGCGGGACCAGATCGTCGAGTACGCCGAAATCCGGTCGGAGTTCTGGGCCGGGGACGCAGCGCTGTTCCAGGCGTTGGAGGACCCTCTGGTAACCGATGTCGCACTCTTCGAGGGCGGTGCGTTCGCCGACTTCGTCGAATGCCGCGGCGACTTGCTGCCCCCGGACGAGTTCGCACTCGCACGACAGTGGCAGGAAGTCGAACGGTCGCTGCACGAGGTGGAGGAGGTCCGGCCAGGCGAGGGTCTGACCTTGCGGGACCTGCGCACCGGCGACCGTCGCGACATCAGGGAAGTCACCGCGAGCCGCATGTTGCACGTCGGGAATATGATCTGTGCCCGCGTCGTCCCGGCGGGGGACACGTGGCAGATCTTCGGGGGAATCGAACCGATCTCGCAGGATCGGCGCCCGTCGCTCCTCGCGGCGCTGGACGACGAAACCACGGATCCGGCAGATCTGGTCGAGATCCTCAGCGAACGATTCGCGCCGGTGAGTGGGTGA
- a CDS encoding SGNH/GDSL hydrolase family protein — translation MPKRTWQTGVKAGAAAVVAGSSAGTLSWAAYSYLMSQATAARGVIGRNVAKPPEADGVYSPGATAPERWLRTTPYDVHLMIFGDSTAAGVGCLSAEEVPGVQIARRLADETGKRIRLSTKAIGGATSRGLSGQVDAMFVAGPPPDAAVILVGANDVTAKNSIRASARRLGEAVERLRAHDCAVVVGTCPDLGVVTAIPQPLRTVVRTWGLRLARAQAAATSAAGGHPVALADLLAPEFLAAPDRMFSSDHFHPSAAGYELAAIQIVPVLATALGLWHGGPLPDLPEVSEAAESRKLSIRMTASLNRFLWRRDVRRRVPARLDELLAIEEAAATGR, via the coding sequence GTGCCCAAGAGGACCTGGCAGACCGGAGTGAAGGCCGGCGCCGCGGCTGTCGTGGCAGGTTCGAGCGCGGGCACGCTGTCATGGGCGGCGTACTCCTATCTGATGTCGCAGGCGACGGCGGCCCGCGGCGTGATCGGGCGCAACGTCGCCAAGCCGCCGGAAGCCGACGGCGTCTACTCCCCCGGCGCCACGGCGCCCGAACGCTGGCTGCGGACCACCCCGTACGACGTCCATCTGATGATCTTCGGCGACTCCACGGCCGCCGGAGTGGGGTGCCTGTCGGCGGAGGAGGTGCCCGGCGTGCAGATCGCTCGGCGCCTCGCCGACGAGACGGGGAAGCGGATCCGGCTGAGCACCAAGGCCATCGGCGGCGCCACGTCCCGCGGGCTCAGCGGGCAGGTGGACGCGATGTTCGTCGCCGGGCCGCCGCCGGACGCCGCGGTGATCCTGGTCGGCGCCAACGACGTCACGGCCAAGAACTCCATCCGGGCGTCGGCGCGCAGGCTCGGCGAGGCCGTCGAACGCCTCCGCGCCCACGACTGCGCGGTCGTCGTCGGAACCTGCCCCGACCTGGGGGTGGTGACGGCGATTCCACAACCCCTGCGGACCGTCGTCCGGACGTGGGGACTGCGACTGGCCCGCGCGCAGGCGGCCGCGACCAGCGCGGCGGGCGGCCACCCGGTGGCGCTGGCCGACCTGCTGGCCCCCGAGTTCCTGGCGGCTCCCGACCGGATGTTCTCGTCCGACCACTTCCACCCGTCGGCGGCCGGCTACGAATTGGCGGCGATCCAGATCGTGCCCGTGCTCGCGACGGCCCTGGGCCTGTGGCACGGCGGCCCCCTGCCCGATCTGCCCGAGGTGTCGGAGGCCGCGGAATCACGCAAGCTGTCGATCCGGATGACGGCCTCGCTCAACCGTTTTCTGTGGCGCCGCGATGTTCGGCGACGCGTACCCGCCCGACTCGACGAACTCCTCGCGATCGAGGAGGCCGCCGCGACGGGTCGCTGA
- a CDS encoding NlpC/P60 family protein, with product MSVDAAAIIVAITTAAGAIVQGADIPQPVKDQAAEAIQVVEQASPDVQKQVNDALSTLPEPARVQAEQMVAQASDVVKQATDPYIPPPPAVEAAPPPAPVPLPVLPDGPLDQPPVMNAPDVGTAIGGLAALPGVPALISGLGSLIPSVPAGFPGVSLAPVGAIAVFAPWIRKAGSLCEGIKPPTLAALYSVENGFRYGATSPVSRAGARGPGQFMPEAWARYGKDADGDGKVDINGVADPMMASGQMLCDLFGQIDGWKKEGVVKGDTLDLTIAAYNAGGGAVRTAGGMPAGKFDYEHETQPYVARIRSLEESFARMLSPFFYGAAAGDTSRVVEAAMRFIGLPYVWGGGNINGPSGGGFDCSGLTSFAVYAATGVKLPRTSETQWGVGVEVPLSEARPGDLLFGNWQSGGPGHVAIYVGNGQMLHAPTTGDVVRIGPVFADMKARRVF from the coding sequence ATGTCAGTTGATGCAGCGGCGATCATCGTGGCGATCACCACCGCAGCGGGGGCCATCGTTCAGGGAGCGGACATACCGCAGCCGGTGAAAGATCAAGCAGCAGAAGCAATTCAGGTGGTCGAGCAGGCCTCACCCGACGTTCAGAAACAAGTAAACGACGCACTGTCGACCCTCCCGGAACCGGCCCGCGTGCAGGCCGAGCAGATGGTGGCCCAGGCTTCGGATGTCGTGAAGCAGGCAACCGACCCCTACATCCCGCCGCCACCCGCCGTCGAGGCGGCGCCGCCGCCCGCCCCGGTGCCGCTGCCGGTCCTGCCGGACGGCCCGCTCGACCAGCCCCCCGTGATGAATGCCCCCGACGTCGGAACCGCGATCGGGGGCCTCGCCGCACTGCCGGGGGTCCCGGCCCTCATCAGTGGTCTCGGATCGCTGATCCCGTCCGTGCCCGCCGGGTTTCCCGGTGTCTCGCTCGCGCCCGTCGGCGCCATCGCCGTCTTCGCGCCGTGGATCCGCAAGGCCGGATCGCTGTGCGAGGGCATCAAGCCCCCGACGCTGGCGGCCCTGTACTCGGTGGAGAACGGGTTCCGCTACGGCGCGACCTCACCGGTGTCCCGGGCGGGTGCCCGCGGCCCCGGCCAGTTCATGCCCGAAGCCTGGGCCCGGTACGGCAAGGACGCGGACGGCGACGGCAAGGTGGACATCAACGGCGTCGCCGACCCGATGATGGCGTCCGGGCAGATGCTGTGCGACCTGTTCGGGCAGATCGACGGGTGGAAGAAGGAGGGCGTGGTCAAGGGCGACACCCTCGACCTCACGATCGCCGCGTACAACGCCGGTGGGGGTGCGGTCCGGACCGCAGGGGGCATGCCCGCCGGAAAGTTCGACTATGAGCACGAAACGCAGCCGTACGTCGCGCGCATCCGATCGCTCGAGGAGTCGTTCGCGCGGATGCTGTCGCCGTTCTTCTACGGTGCGGCCGCCGGCGACACGAGCCGCGTCGTGGAGGCGGCCATGCGGTTCATCGGCCTGCCGTACGTGTGGGGCGGCGGCAACATCAACGGACCGTCCGGCGGCGGGTTCGACTGCTCGGGGCTGACCTCGTTCGCGGTGTACGCCGCCACCGGCGTCAAACTGCCCCGCACGTCGGAAACGCAGTGGGGTGTCGGTGTGGAGGTGCCGCTGTCGGAGGCCAGGCCGGGAGACCTGCTGTTCGGCAACTGGCAGTCCGGTGGGCCGGGTCACGTGGCGATCTACGTCGGAAACGGCCAGATGCTGCACGCCCCGACGACGGGAGACGTGGTGCGCATCGGTCCCGTGTTCGCCGACATGAAGGCCCGCCGGGTCTTCTGA
- the ilvA gene encoding threonine ammonia-lyase: MLARVEPVTLDQIRAARKLLDPVMRRTPVIASRALSERCGHTVSLKCENLQRTGSFKPRGAYNRIANLSVAERACGVVAASAGNHAQGVAWAATELGIPSTVFMPTGAPLPKLVATKAYGATVHLTGDTVDDALVAAKAFADETGAVLIHPFDHVDIVAGQGTVGLEILEQEPDVGTIVVPTGGGGLIAGIAAAVKATRPDVRIVGVQAEQAAAWPRSLAEGRPVPLETMSTMADGIAVGRPGDVPFAHVGTQVDAIVTVSEDALSRALLLCLERAKLIVEPAGAAAVAALISCSTEELGLTGKVCAVLSGGNIDPLLLTHVVNHGLRAAGRYLGVHVTIPDRPGGLVSLLGVISGNGASVVDVVHSRTGGALALDEVEVFLTVETRGPGHRQDLLDALREARYAVRLQE, encoded by the coding sequence ATGCTGGCCCGCGTGGAGCCTGTCACGCTGGATCAGATCAGAGCAGCTCGTAAGCTGCTGGACCCCGTCATGCGCCGGACACCGGTGATCGCGTCCCGGGCGCTGTCGGAACGATGCGGGCACACAGTGTCGCTGAAATGCGAGAATCTGCAGCGCACAGGATCTTTCAAACCGCGCGGCGCGTACAACCGGATCGCGAATCTGTCGGTCGCGGAACGGGCGTGCGGGGTGGTGGCGGCCAGTGCCGGCAATCATGCGCAGGGCGTGGCGTGGGCGGCGACCGAACTGGGCATCCCGTCCACCGTCTTCATGCCCACCGGCGCACCCCTTCCGAAGCTCGTCGCCACCAAGGCGTACGGCGCGACCGTCCACCTCACCGGCGACACCGTGGACGATGCGCTCGTCGCCGCGAAGGCGTTCGCGGACGAGACCGGCGCCGTCCTCATCCATCCGTTCGACCACGTCGACATCGTCGCCGGGCAGGGGACCGTCGGACTCGAGATCCTCGAGCAGGAACCCGACGTCGGCACGATCGTCGTCCCGACCGGCGGGGGTGGCCTGATCGCGGGCATCGCCGCGGCGGTGAAGGCCACCCGCCCCGACGTGCGGATCGTCGGCGTCCAGGCCGAGCAGGCGGCGGCCTGGCCGCGGTCGCTGGCCGAAGGCCGCCCGGTTCCCCTGGAGACCATGTCGACCATGGCCGACGGCATCGCGGTCGGCCGCCCCGGCGACGTGCCGTTCGCCCACGTCGGCACCCAGGTCGACGCCATCGTCACGGTCAGTGAGGACGCCCTGTCCCGGGCGCTGCTCCTGTGCCTCGAACGCGCGAAGCTCATCGTGGAGCCCGCGGGCGCGGCGGCGGTGGCCGCGTTGATCAGCTGCTCCACCGAAGAGCTGGGGCTCACCGGCAAGGTGTGCGCGGTGCTGTCCGGCGGCAACATCGACCCGTTGCTGCTCACCCACGTCGTCAACCACGGTCTCCGCGCCGCCGGCCGGTATCTCGGTGTGCACGTGACCATCCCGGACCGACCGGGTGGTCTGGTCAGCCTCCTCGGCGTGATCAGCGGCAACGGCGCCAGCGTCGTCGACGTCGTCCACTCCCGCACCGGCGGCGCGCTCGCCCTCGACGAGGTGGAGGTGTTCCTCACCGTCGAGACCCGCGGTCCCGGACACCGGCAGGATCTCCTGGACGCCCTGCGCGAGGCCCGGTACGCGGTCCGCCTGCAGGAGTAG
- a CDS encoding cystathionine gamma-synthase, with the protein MSEQRSKADNISWQGFSTKAVHAGFDPDPQTGAVNVPIYASSTFAQDGVGGMRNGFEYARTGNPTRRPLEANLAALESGTYGRAFGSGMAATDCLLRAALRPGDHLVIPNDAYGGTFRLIDKVFTQWGIEYTPAAVSDVDAVRAAIRPNTKLVWVETPTNPLLNIGDIEALSDIAHEAGAKIVVDNTFASPYLQQPLQLGADIALHSTTKYIGGHSDVVGGALITNDEELDTAFAFLQNGAGAVPGPFDAFLTLRGIKTLSLRMERHSDNAEKVVELLTGHPAVSQVIYPGLESHPGHKIAEKQMRRFGGMISVRLTGGKQAALDFCSRTEIFTLAESLGGVESLIEHPGAMTHASTAGSLLEVPDDLVRLSVGIEDAADLVGDIEQALK; encoded by the coding sequence ATGAGTGAGCAGCGCAGCAAAGCGGACAACATCAGCTGGCAGGGGTTCTCCACCAAGGCCGTGCACGCAGGATTCGACCCGGACCCGCAGACGGGTGCCGTCAACGTCCCCATCTACGCCAGTTCGACGTTCGCGCAGGACGGCGTCGGCGGCATGCGGAACGGATTCGAGTACGCCCGCACCGGCAACCCCACCCGACGACCGCTCGAGGCCAACCTCGCCGCCCTCGAATCGGGCACGTACGGTCGCGCCTTCGGCTCGGGCATGGCCGCCACCGACTGCCTGCTCCGTGCCGCGCTCCGCCCCGGCGACCACCTCGTCATCCCCAACGACGCCTACGGCGGAACGTTCCGCCTGATCGACAAGGTCTTCACCCAGTGGGGCATCGAGTACACGCCCGCCGCGGTGTCCGACGTGGACGCGGTCCGGGCCGCGATCCGTCCCAACACCAAGCTCGTGTGGGTCGAGACGCCCACCAACCCGCTGCTCAACATCGGTGACATCGAGGCGCTGTCCGACATCGCGCACGAGGCCGGCGCGAAGATCGTCGTCGACAACACGTTCGCCTCGCCCTACCTGCAGCAGCCGCTGCAACTCGGCGCCGACATCGCGCTGCACTCGACCACCAAATACATCGGCGGACACTCCGACGTCGTCGGCGGCGCCCTGATCACCAACGACGAAGAACTCGACACGGCGTTCGCGTTCCTGCAGAACGGTGCCGGCGCGGTCCCCGGACCGTTCGACGCGTTCCTCACCCTCCGCGGCATCAAGACCCTCTCGCTGCGGATGGAGCGGCACAGCGACAACGCCGAGAAGGTCGTCGAACTGCTCACCGGGCACCCCGCGGTGTCGCAGGTGATCTACCCCGGACTCGAGTCACACCCCGGCCACAAGATCGCCGAGAAGCAGATGCGCCGCTTCGGCGGCATGATCTCGGTCCGCCTCACCGGCGGCAAGCAGGCCGCCCTGGACTTCTGCTCGCGCACCGAGATCTTCACCCTCGCCGAATCGCTCGGCGGCGTCGAATCACTGATCGAGCACCCGGGCGCCATGACCCACGCCTCCACCGCAGGTTCGCTCCTCGAGGTCCCCGACGACCTGGTGCGCCTGTCCGTCGGCATCGAGGACGCCGCCGACCTGGTGGGCGACATCGAGCAGGCGCTCAAGTAG
- a CDS encoding acetyl-CoA C-acetyltransferase, protein MPEAVIVSAVRSPIGRAMKGSLKTIRPDDLTTQMVAAALAKVPELDPTEIDDLLLGCGQPAGQSGFNIARVVAVELGYDFLPGVTVNRYCSSSLQTTRMALHAIRAGEGDVFISAGVESVSSFVTGNADGLPNTKNERFADAEARTSKLAEGGVAWTDPRENDQIPDVYIAMGQTAENVASATGITREEQDHWGVRSQNRAEEAIKNGFFEREITPVTLPDGTVVSTDDGPRAGTTYEGISQLKPVFRPDGTVTAGNACPLNDGAAALVIMSDTKAKALGLTPLARIVSTGVSGLSPEIMGLGPIEAVKKALALAGKSISDIDLFEINEAFAVQVLGSARELKIDEDKLNISGGAIALGHPFGMTGARITNTLLNNLREQDKTFGVETMCVGGGQGMAMVLERLS, encoded by the coding sequence ATGCCCGAGGCAGTCATCGTCTCCGCAGTACGCTCACCGATCGGCCGAGCCATGAAGGGCTCGCTCAAGACCATCCGCCCGGATGATCTGACGACGCAGATGGTGGCCGCGGCGCTGGCGAAGGTTCCGGAACTCGACCCCACCGAGATCGACGACCTGCTTCTCGGGTGCGGCCAGCCCGCCGGACAGTCGGGCTTCAACATCGCCCGCGTCGTCGCGGTGGAACTGGGTTACGACTTCCTGCCCGGCGTCACCGTCAACCGCTATTGTTCGTCGTCGCTGCAGACCACCCGCATGGCGCTGCACGCGATCCGGGCCGGCGAGGGCGACGTCTTCATTTCCGCCGGTGTCGAGTCGGTGTCGAGCTTCGTCACCGGCAACGCCGACGGCCTGCCGAACACCAAGAACGAGCGGTTCGCCGACGCCGAGGCGCGCACTTCGAAGCTCGCCGAGGGTGGAGTCGCGTGGACCGACCCCCGCGAGAACGACCAGATCCCCGACGTCTACATCGCCATGGGCCAGACCGCCGAGAACGTTGCCTCGGCCACCGGGATCACCCGCGAGGAGCAGGACCACTGGGGCGTCCGCTCACAGAACCGGGCGGAGGAAGCGATCAAGAACGGCTTCTTCGAGCGGGAGATCACCCCGGTCACCCTCCCCGACGGCACCGTCGTCAGCACCGACGACGGCCCGCGCGCCGGCACCACGTACGAGGGCATCAGCCAGCTGAAGCCGGTGTTCCGGCCCGACGGCACCGTCACCGCCGGCAACGCGTGCCCCCTCAACGACGGCGCCGCCGCGCTGGTCATCATGTCCGACACGAAGGCCAAGGCGCTCGGGCTGACCCCGCTCGCCCGGATCGTGTCCACCGGGGTGTCCGGACTGTCGCCCGAGATCATGGGCCTCGGCCCGATCGAGGCCGTCAAGAAGGCACTCGCCCTCGCGGGCAAGTCCATCTCCGACATCGACCTGTTCGAGATCAACGAGGCGTTCGCGGTCCAGGTGCTCGGCTCGGCCCGCGAACTGAAGATCGACGAGGACAAGCTGAACATCTCCGGCGGCGCCATCGCCCTCGGCCACCCGTTCGGCATGACCGGCGCCCGCATCACCAACACCCTGCTCAACAACCTGCGTGAGCAGGACAAGACGTTCGGCGTCGAGACCATGTGCGTCGGCGGCGGACAGGGCATGGCGATGGTCCTCGAGCGCCTGAGCTAG